In the genome of Candidatus Nitrosotenuis sp. DW1, one region contains:
- a CDS encoding DUF5679 domain-containing protein — protein sequence MMIGYCVKCRAKREMAGMKPVTLKNGKPATKGTCPSCSTAIFRIGKAA from the coding sequence ATCATGATAGGCTATTGCGTAAAATGCAGAGCAAAACGCGAGATGGCAGGTATGAAACCAGTCACTCTCAAGAACGGAAAACCGGCGACAAAGGGAACGTGTCCTTCATGTTCCACAGCCATATTTAGAATAGGAAAGGCAGCGTAG
- a CDS encoding MFS transporter: protein MSLTGAQKKITIGSFLGWSLDGYDIVLMLLVIPSISQLFFPSDNPVFSIMATFASYTITLIMRPLGSVIFGIYGDKFGRKKSMMITILGFSVATFAIGLLPTYAAIGIMAPILLVMIRLIQGIFAGGEWGSGAVITMESVPKQKRGLISGFLQSGFSFGFLLAAIAFEITTWMFPGQMFEEIGWRVLFFTGIIPGFVALFVRLSMNESPLWAEKNKSGALERSPLRAIVLGKKYRKEFFLCAAIMTGLVYMYHGSISILPTYLQQFGTFDKGDVARIMIYATASSWIGMIVTGWLSQKTGRKKAMLVFVMMSVALSVPLADAILNKTNLVIIYIIVFAFVVSTASGPIPAFFSERFPTQVRNSAAGFSYNAGLIFGSWSPLIALSLMSSVEKSMIPFALGANIIIGAVIVIVPTILSRETKDVEME from the coding sequence TTGAGTCTAACAGGCGCTCAAAAGAAAATCACAATCGGATCATTTCTTGGATGGTCACTTGATGGGTACGACATAGTTTTGATGCTTCTTGTCATCCCGTCCATCAGTCAGCTGTTTTTTCCATCGGACAATCCAGTTTTTAGCATAATGGCAACATTTGCATCATACACAATTACTTTGATAATGAGGCCATTGGGATCGGTGATTTTTGGAATTTACGGCGACAAGTTTGGTAGAAAAAAATCAATGATGATTACAATTCTCGGCTTTTCAGTCGCCACATTTGCAATCGGCCTGTTGCCAACATATGCGGCCATAGGAATCATGGCCCCAATTCTTCTTGTAATGATTCGCCTTATTCAGGGAATCTTTGCAGGTGGGGAATGGGGCAGTGGCGCAGTCATAACAATGGAAAGCGTTCCAAAACAAAAAAGGGGACTAATATCAGGGTTCTTGCAGAGCGGCTTTTCGTTTGGATTTTTGCTGGCAGCAATTGCCTTTGAGATCACAACTTGGATGTTTCCCGGACAGATGTTTGAGGAGATAGGTTGGAGGGTTTTGTTTTTCACAGGGATAATCCCAGGCTTTGTGGCACTGTTTGTCAGGCTAAGCATGAACGAATCCCCATTGTGGGCTGAAAAAAACAAGTCAGGTGCACTTGAGAGATCGCCACTGAGAGCCATAGTCCTAGGCAAGAAATACCGAAAAGAGTTCTTTTTGTGCGCAGCCATAATGACGGGCCTGGTTTACATGTATCACGGTTCCATTAGCATTTTACCCACATACCTGCAGCAGTTTGGAACATTTGACAAAGGAGACGTTGCAAGAATCATGATTTATGCAACTGCGTCATCGTGGATTGGAATGATAGTTACGGGCTGGCTTTCTCAAAAAACAGGAAGAAAAAAAGCAATGCTGGTTTTTGTCATGATGTCAGTTGCATTATCAGTGCCGCTTGCAGATGCAATTTTAAACAAAACGAATCTTGTCATCATATACATCATAGTGTTTGCTTTTGTCGTGTCAACTGCATCAGGTCCAATTCCCGCATTTTTTTCTGAAAGATTCCCAACGCAGGTAAGAAACAGTGCTGCCGGTTTTTCATACAATGCAGGGCTGATTTTTGGGTCATGGTCTCCATTGATTGCACTGAGTCTTATGTCAAGTGTTGAGAAAAGCATGATTCCTTTTGCACTTGGCGCAAACATAATCATCGGTGCAGTAATCGTTATTGTGCCAACCATACTTAGCAGAGAAACCAAAGACGTCGAGATGGAATGA